A stretch of DNA from Phycisphaerae bacterium:
ATCGCGGAGAGCGGTTCGGTCGTGGATTGCAATTCGGCCAGGACCATGCGGACGCTGGGCTGGTCGGGGTCGAGTTGAAGCGAGCGGCGGCAGTGGGCGGCGGCGCGTTCACGGGCGAGGGCGGCGTTCTCGCGGCCGCTGCGGGCCATCGCCAGATTCAGGGCGGCGAGGCTGTTGTGCACGGCAGGGTCGTCGCGGTCGAACTTCAGGGCGAGTTTGTATTCCTCCATGGCGGCGTCGAAATGCTGGGACGATTCGTAGACGGCGGCCAACATCGTGTGCGCCTGCGGATTGGAGGGGTCGATTTTCTGGGCGCGACGAAGCGTCTGGACGGCGCGATCGAATTCACCCCGTTGCCGATAGCATTGCGCGAGTCCCAGCGCGGCGACGTAATTATCCGGGGCCAGCGACAGCGTGTGACGATAGGCGCGGATGGCGGATTCCAGCAACTTGCGCCGATCGAGCGAGGTCGCGGCCAGGTGGCGCAGCGCATCGGCGAGGGCGAGCGCGTAGGTGCTATTTTCCGGCGCGTATTTCAGCGCGGCGCCATGATACGCAATGGCCTCTTCGAGTTGTCCTTGTTTCTCGGCGACGCGGCCGAGACCGGCGAGGGCCGATGCGTTGTTGGGATCGCAGCGCTCGGCGGATGCGAAGCATTTTCGGGCGCCGTCCAGATCGCCCCGCGCGAGAAGCTGGTCTCCGTGCTGAACGTGATGCTCCGCAGATTGAAAGATGTTTTGGAACGTCATGCGCGAGGGGATTTGACAACCGCCGAGCAGCGCCGCGAGCAGGACGAGGCTCGAACGAGCCGGCAGCGCGAATTGGCGCGGCGCACCGCGGCGCCGGCCGTCGGTCAGCGGTTCGCTGTTGAACGGAAAATTCACGCGCGCACCTGGAGCCTCCCTGTGCGATATATCGGCCAGATTCGCGGCCGTGAAACTGCACCGGAGGGCACGAACCTCCGAAAACCGCGAGAATTTGACTTTTTCGGCCGCGCAAATATGATCCTTCGCTCCTCATCGGAGGGATTGCGAGGGCGATCCGATGGGGCTCCCGAGGCTTTCTTCATGCGTGTCTTGGTCGCCGTCCCAGTGTTTAACGAGGCGCGTTATGTCCAGGGCGTGCTTTCCGAGCTTCGCCAATTGGGACATGACGTGCTCGTCGTGGACGACGGTTCGACGGATGAGACTCCTGAACTGTTGAAAAAGGCCCCCGGCATCGCCGTCATCCGCCATCCGGAAAATCGCGGCTACGGACAGAGCCTCATCGACGCATTTGGTTACGCTGACCGGCAGGGCTACGACTGGATCATCACCATTGACTGCGACGACCAGCACGAGCCGGCAAGAATTCCGCTTTTTGTCGAGCGCGCCGCGCGCGATGACGTGGACATCATCTCCGGTTCGCGATACCTGACCGCACTGCCGGGGAGCACCCCCGCGCCGGAGGATCGACGGCGGATCAACGAGAAGATCACGCGGATGCTCAATCGTGTGCTGGGGCTTTCGCTGACGGATGGGTTTTGCGGCTTCAAGGCGTATCGCGTTTCCAGGATCGCGCGGCTGCCCTTGTCCATACCGGGCTACGCGTTTCCGCTGCAGTTCTGGGTGCAGGCGGTCCGCTACGGTCTGCGGATTTGTGAACTGCCGGTGCCGCTGATCTACAACGATCCGAATCGCCACTTCGGCGGAATGCTGGACGACCCCACGTCCCGGCTGGAACACTACCTTGAGGTATTCTGTGCCGAACTGGGTAAGGAGCGGCAGGAGGCGCAGGCGGGACGGCCGTCCGTCGAGTGCCTTTCCGGCTGCGAGTAACTTCCTTTCACGATCGGCTATAACTTCCGGTGATGGCGTCCGCGTCCAGCAGCCCGATTGACGATCTAGCGGCTCCGACCGGCGATGCGGAGCATCTAATCTGGCCGTCGCCGGAGCGGTTGGCGCAGCTCGTCGAAGAGAACCGCAGCCTGCTGGATGGATCATCGGCGAAGATACTCAATCGAACGATTGGAGAGTGGCGGGAACCACCGGGTCGGGGTCCGGTCATTTTCACCGGCCATCAGCCGGCGTTTTATCATCCGGGCGTTTGGGCCAAAAACGTCGTATCGACGGCACTGGCGCGGCGGCTGGGCGGAGAGGCGGTGTTCCTGGCGGTCGACAGCGATGCGCCCGATCGACTGGAGCTGGAATGGCCGGTACAAGACTCCGGTCACTATGAGATTGCCCGCGCAGCCGTGTTGCCGCAGTTGCAAGGGCGGAGTTACGAACAACTTCCACCGCTGTCGTTGGGGGACTGCGCGGCATTCGCGACACAAGTGTTCAACGGGGTAGATCATGATGGGACGACGCCGCTGCGCGCGTTCCTCAAGTCTTTTGGTGAGTCCCAAACGGCGGATTACGTTTCGCGGTGGGCGGCAGGCATGCAGGCGATCGATCAGACCGTCGGCGCGGCGACGCCGACGATCGAGCGGGTCAGCGATCGGTTTGATACGAGCCGGTCGACCGAGGCCGCCGCCTTTGTAGGGCATCTCCTGATTCATGCCGACTCGTTCTCGTCGGCCTATAACGGGGCCCTTCAGGCGTATCGGGCCGCGCGGGGCATCAGGGGCGATCGCCACCCTATTCCGGATTTGTTGGTGACGGATGAAAGATTCGAGCTTCCGTTCTGGGTGCTGGGGCGGACGGAATCCCGGCGAAGGTTTTTCGTCTCG
This window harbors:
- a CDS encoding tetratricopeptide repeat protein, which gives rise to MNFPFNSEPLTDGRRRGAPRQFALPARSSLVLLAALLGGCQIPSRMTFQNIFQSAEHHVQHGDQLLARGDLDGARKCFASAERCDPNNASALAGLGRVAEKQGQLEEAIAYHGAALKYAPENSTYALALADALRHLAATSLDRRKLLESAIRAYRHTLSLAPDNYVAALGLAQCYRQRGEFDRAVQTLRRAQKIDPSNPQAHTMLAAVYESSQHFDAAMEEYKLALKFDRDDPAVHNSLAALNLAMARSGRENAALARERAAAHCRRSLQLDPDQPSVRMVLAELQSTTEPLSAIDDATP
- a CDS encoding glycosyltransferase family 2 protein, with the protein product MRVLVAVPVFNEARYVQGVLSELRQLGHDVLVVDDGSTDETPELLKKAPGIAVIRHPENRGYGQSLIDAFGYADRQGYDWIITIDCDDQHEPARIPLFVERAARDDVDIISGSRYLTALPGSTPAPEDRRRINEKITRMLNRVLGLSLTDGFCGFKAYRVSRIARLPLSIPGYAFPLQFWVQAVRYGLRICELPVPLIYNDPNRHFGGMLDDPTSRLEHYLEVFCAELGKERQEAQAGRPSVECLSGCE